TTGGCGATTTCTTTTGCGCAGCAAGGGAACCGCGTATTACTTGTAGATACTGATCTTAGAAAGCCTACTTTGCATCACATTTTTGAACGTACTCAACATAGAGGTTTAACTAACTATTTGGCTGGTCATTACCGATCAATAGAAGATTTCGTTTGTGATTCTGGCATTGATAACCTTCAAATTGTTACAAGTGGTCCAATCCCCCCTAACCCTGCAGAATTATTATCTGCAAGTGAAATGAAAGTATTCATGAAGGAAGCCTTTGAAAATTACGATATGGTAGTGTATGATACTTCACCCGTATTAGCAGTAACCGATGCACAAATCTTATCAAATGTGTGTGATGGTGTAATTCTTGTTATACGGAGCGGAAAAACAAGAACAGAACAAGTTAAAAAAGCCAAAGAAAATTTAGAACAAGCGAATGCTAAAATATTAGGAGCGATCTTAAATAAGAAGAA
The window above is part of the Chengkuizengella sp. SCS-71B genome. Proteins encoded here:
- a CDS encoding CpsD/CapB family tyrosine-protein kinase; the encoded protein is MKLERKKDKVRLRSMLSFYQPKSIFSEQFRSIRSNIQFSSVDKSVKSILVTSSVPGEGKTTTAVNLAISFAQQGNRVLLVDTDLRKPTLHHIFERTQHRGLTNYLAGHYRSIEDFVCDSGIDNLQIVTSGPIPPNPAELLSASEMKVFMKEAFENYDMVVYDTSPVLAVTDAQILSNVCDGVILVIRSGKTRTEQVKKAKENLEQANAKILGAILNKKKVSKHESYYYIQ